The following proteins come from a genomic window of Winogradskyella sp. PC-19:
- the rnc gene encoding ribonuclease III, giving the protein MSIIRNILKNSRSEDDGNFFLQLQQILGYKPKKKHIYRKAFTHRSMNIKDKKGNPINYERLEFVGDAMLGSVIASFLFSEVPHGDEGYLTKMRSKVVSREHLNELGKELKLIDIVTSRIPTENFGNNIHGNLFEALVGAIYLDKGYKACEKFIHKNVILPHVDISKLEGKVISYKSLLIEWCQKEKKTFNYEVYEDTGNDSLKHFSVKLSIDEKVISKGRATSKKKAEEKASKRAFFAFQSQMTERP; this is encoded by the coding sequence ATGAGTATCATTCGTAACATATTAAAAAATTCCCGTTCTGAAGATGACGGGAATTTTTTTTTACAACTTCAACAGATTTTAGGCTATAAGCCCAAAAAGAAACATATTTATAGAAAAGCATTTACCCATCGTTCGATGAATATCAAGGACAAAAAGGGTAATCCTATTAATTACGAACGCTTAGAGTTTGTGGGTGACGCCATGCTAGGCTCTGTAATTGCTTCTTTTTTATTTAGTGAAGTTCCGCATGGAGACGAAGGTTATTTGACCAAAATGAGGTCTAAAGTCGTCAGTCGCGAGCATTTAAATGAGCTTGGTAAGGAATTAAAACTCATAGATATAGTCACTAGCAGGATACCAACTGAGAATTTTGGAAATAATATTCACGGAAACCTTTTTGAAGCACTTGTCGGAGCAATTTATCTAGACAAAGGTTACAAAGCTTGTGAGAAATTTATTCATAAAAATGTAATACTTCCTCATGTAGACATTAGTAAATTAGAAGGAAAAGTTATTAGTTATAAAAGTTTGCTTATCGAGTGGTGTCAAAAAGAAAAAAAGACTTTTAATTACGAAGTTTATGAAGACACAGGTAATGACTCTTTAAAACACTTTTCTGTAAAGCTTAGTATCGATGAAAAAGTGATTTCAAAAGGTCGAGCAACATCAAAAAAGAAAGCTGAAGAAAAAGCATCAAAACGCGCTTTTTTTGCCTTTCAAAGCCAAATGACAGAACGTCCTTAG
- the fabF gene encoding beta-ketoacyl-ACP synthase II has protein sequence MELKRVVVTGLGALTPIGNTKDEYWDALVSGKSGAAPVTHFDAEKFKTQFACEVKNFEVTDFIDRKLARQMDKFSQYAMVASDEAIADANLDLDALNKYRVGVIWGAGIGGLETFQEEVLNYAKGDGTPRFNPRFIPKMIADIAPGNISIKHGFMGPNYTTVSACASSANSMIDALNNIRLGHCDVVITGGSEAAVTIAGMGGFNAMHAMSTRNDSPETASRPFDANRDGFVLGEGAGAIVLEDYDHAKARGAKIYAEVVGGGLSSDAYHMTAPHPDGIGVIAVMKHCLENAGLNPEDVDHINTHGTSTPLGDVAELKAISEVFGSHAKNININSTKSMTGHLLGAAGAIEAIASILAIEHGIIPPTINHETVDENIDPELNLTLNKAQKRDIKVAMSNTFGFGGHNACVLFKKLD, from the coding sequence ATGGAATTAAAGCGAGTTGTAGTTACCGGTTTAGGTGCGCTTACACCCATTGGCAATACCAAAGATGAATATTGGGATGCCCTTGTTAGTGGAAAAAGTGGCGCTGCACCTGTCACACATTTTGATGCTGAAAAGTTCAAAACGCAGTTTGCTTGTGAAGTAAAAAACTTTGAAGTTACTGACTTTATTGACAGAAAGTTAGCGCGTCAAATGGATAAGTTTTCGCAATATGCAATGGTAGCTTCGGATGAAGCTATTGCAGATGCAAACTTAGATTTGGATGCACTAAACAAATACAGAGTAGGTGTAATTTGGGGTGCCGGAATTGGAGGCTTAGAAACATTTCAGGAAGAAGTGTTAAACTATGCCAAAGGTGATGGAACACCAAGATTTAACCCACGTTTCATTCCGAAAATGATTGCCGATATAGCACCAGGAAACATATCCATAAAGCATGGATTCATGGGACCAAACTATACAACGGTATCTGCTTGTGCCTCTTCTGCAAATTCAATGATTGATGCCTTAAACAATATACGTTTAGGTCATTGTGATGTTGTGATTACAGGAGGAAGTGAAGCCGCTGTTACCATTGCTGGTATGGGTGGTTTTAATGCTATGCACGCCATGAGTACTCGTAACGATAGCCCAGAGACAGCTTCAAGACCCTTTGACGCAAACCGAGATGGTTTTGTGTTAGGTGAAGGTGCTGGTGCGATTGTTTTAGAGGATTATGACCATGCAAAAGCTAGAGGCGCAAAAATTTATGCCGAAGTTGTAGGTGGCGGTTTATCATCAGATGCTTATCATATGACTGCACCACATCCAGACGGAATTGGTGTTATCGCAGTAATGAAACATTGTTTAGAAAATGCAGGTTTAAATCCTGAAGATGTAGATCATATAAATACACACGGAACATCTACACCATTAGGTGATGTTGCCGAATTAAAAGCTATATCTGAAGTATTTGGAAGTCACGCTAAAAACATAAATATTAATTCTACTAAATCTATGACTGGGCACTTATTGGGTGCTGCTGGTGCGATTGAGGCAATTGCTTCAATACTAGCAATCGAGCACGGTATTATTCCGCCAACAATCAATCACGAAACGGTTGACGAAAACATAGACCCAGAATTAAATTTAACTCTCAATAAAGCGCAGAAACGCGATATTAAAGTAGCAATGAGTAATACATTTGGATTTGGCGGACACAACGCTTGTGTATTATTTAAGAAACTAGATTAA
- the pyk gene encoding pyruvate kinase: MKNKKTKIVATLGPATSSKKVLKQMLDEGANVFRINFSHADYDGVKERIKMIRELNEEYGYNAAILGDLQGPKLRVGKMKEEVVVNPGDEIIFATGERFEGTKERVYMTYDKFPQDAKPGERILLDDGKLIFEVVSTDKKSEVKAKVIQGGPLKSKKGVNLPNTNISQPALTEKDIEDAIFAIGQQVDWLALSFVRHAEDLMELQKLINEHTDHKIPIIAKIEKPEAVANIDKIVAYCDGLMVARGDLGVEIPAEEVPLVQKKLVLRAKRARIPVIIATQMMETMITSLTPTRAEVNDVANSVMDGADAVMLSGETSVGKYPVQVIRQMANIIRSVEDSPLIEVPQLPPHIRTNRYITKSICYHAAKMANEIDAKAISTLTNSGYTAFQISAWRPSAHILVFSSNERILTRLSLLWGVTAFHYDKFVSTDETIEDVNAIACKKGYLDVGDMLISLAAMPIKDKGMVNTLRVTEIESCSF, from the coding sequence ATGAAGAATAAGAAAACGAAGATAGTTGCAACGCTTGGGCCAGCAACAAGCAGCAAGAAGGTTTTAAAACAAATGTTAGATGAAGGCGCAAATGTCTTTAGAATTAACTTTTCTCACGCCGATTATGATGGTGTAAAAGAGCGTATAAAAATGATACGTGAACTTAATGAAGAGTATGGTTACAACGCTGCGATATTAGGTGATTTACAAGGACCAAAATTACGCGTCGGTAAGATGAAAGAAGAGGTTGTCGTAAATCCTGGTGACGAAATTATTTTTGCAACTGGCGAACGTTTTGAAGGCACAAAAGAACGTGTTTACATGACTTATGATAAGTTTCCTCAAGACGCTAAACCCGGAGAGCGTATTCTTTTAGATGACGGAAAACTAATCTTTGAAGTGGTATCTACAGATAAAAAATCTGAAGTTAAAGCTAAGGTTATTCAAGGTGGTCCATTAAAATCCAAAAAAGGAGTTAATCTACCTAACACTAATATATCACAACCGGCATTAACCGAAAAAGATATAGAGGACGCTATTTTTGCGATTGGACAACAAGTCGATTGGCTGGCTTTATCTTTTGTGCGTCATGCCGAAGATTTAATGGAACTTCAAAAATTAATTAATGAACATACCGACCACAAAATTCCTATCATCGCTAAAATTGAAAAACCTGAAGCAGTTGCCAATATCGATAAGATTGTGGCCTATTGTGATGGTTTAATGGTTGCTCGTGGTGATTTGGGAGTAGAAATCCCAGCTGAAGAAGTGCCATTGGTACAAAAGAAATTAGTACTTAGAGCAAAACGCGCTCGTATACCAGTAATTATTGCTACCCAGATGATGGAAACCATGATTACAAGTTTGACACCAACACGTGCTGAGGTTAATGATGTTGCAAATTCTGTAATGGATGGAGCAGACGCAGTAATGCTTTCTGGAGAAACATCGGTTGGTAAATATCCGGTCCAGGTTATTAGACAAATGGCAAATATTATTCGTAGTGTCGAGGATTCTCCATTAATTGAAGTTCCACAATTACCACCGCATATTCGTACCAACAGATATATTACAAAGTCAATTTGTTATCATGCTGCAAAAATGGCTAATGAGATAGATGCCAAAGCAATTTCTACATTGACAAATAGTGGTTACACTGCTTTTCAGATATCTGCTTGGCGACCAAGTGCACACATATTGGTATTTAGCTCAAACGAGCGTATTTTAACACGCTTAAGTTTACTTTGGGGAGTTACAGCGTTTCATTACGATAAGTTTGTAAGCACTGACGAAACTATAGAAGACGTTAATGCTATAGCTTGTAAAAAAGGCTATCTCGATGTTGGCGATATGCTAATTAGCTTAGCAGCGATGCCAATTAAGGATAAAGGTATGGTAAACACACTAAGAGTTACCGAGATTGAGAGTTGTAGTTTTTAG
- a CDS encoding IPExxxVDY family protein — MALHKLLVDDFYDETYVLIALHCRLEDYRLAYMINKHFGINLERNKKDLDLNYTSSSYAVYQWYNEANDATWSLIANICKKEEESVTSSGVLFSDDKKVTKTYNLLPELRQVDYFIKITNDTYQVNEKLMISKLQSIPHIITSYTVDLAKIKSKEHLIF, encoded by the coding sequence ATGGCACTGCATAAGCTTTTAGTAGATGATTTTTATGATGAGACCTATGTACTAATTGCCCTGCATTGTAGATTAGAGGATTACCGTTTAGCCTATATGATTAATAAACATTTTGGTATTAATCTTGAGCGTAATAAAAAAGATTTGGACCTCAATTATACGTCTTCATCTTACGCGGTATACCAATGGTATAATGAAGCAAACGATGCTACGTGGAGTCTAATAGCAAATATTTGTAAAAAGGAAGAAGAGAGTGTGACAAGTAGTGGCGTTCTTTTTAGCGACGATAAAAAGGTAACAAAGACTTACAATCTACTACCAGAATTAAGACAAGTCGATTATTTTATAAAAATAACAAACGATACTTATCAGGTTAACGAAAAACTGATGATTAGCAAATTACAGAGTATACCTCACATCATAACAAGTTATACTGTAGATTTGGCTAAAATAAAATCCAAAGAACATTTAATTTTTTAG
- a CDS encoding acyl carrier protein, whose translation MSDIASRVKAIIVDKLGVDENEVVTEASFTNDLGADSLDTVELIMEFEKEFDIQIPDDQAENIATVGQAVSYIEEAK comes from the coding sequence ATGTCAGACATTGCATCAAGAGTAAAAGCGATTATCGTAGACAAATTAGGTGTTGATGAAAACGAAGTTGTAACCGAAGCTAGCTTTACTAACGATTTAGGAGCAGATTCATTGGATACAGTAGAGTTAATCATGGAATTCGAAAAAGAATTCGATATTCAAATACCAGACGATCAGGCTGAAAACATTGCAACAGTTGGTCAAGCTGTCTCTTATATTGAAGAAGCAAAATAA